A genomic window from Quercus lobata isolate SW786 chromosome 10, ValleyOak3.0 Primary Assembly, whole genome shotgun sequence includes:
- the LOC115964798 gene encoding probable LRR receptor-like serine/threonine-protein kinase At3g47570, with translation MGGDEFTGTIPSDIVNMRKLENLLLNDNRLSGTLPSNLGNLTMISILSLANNRLQGTIPSSIGNCQNLLALNLAQNNLSGTIPKQLFAISMLSISLSLAQNFFVGSLPSEVGNLVHLVDLDISENKLYGEIPSSLGSCTGLEHLNMEGNYFQGEIPTSLSSLRSIEGMDLSRNNLSGQIPNFLEKLSLRFLNLSFNDFQGKVPAKGVFSNATAISVVGNSRVCGGNSELKLPRCLTKQVKKRKWSFALTMVITVACVLLVVTTMSYFLFYWRKNKRKNNSLESSLGKSLLKVSYQTLHKATNGFSLANLIGVGSFGLVYKGILGEEGSIVAVKVLNLQRQGAARSFISECEAWKNIRHRNLVKIITSCSSIDFNGNDFKALVYEFMPNGSLENWLHMDLEMDVEEVEIQNLNLVQRISIATDVACALDYLHHRCPMPIVHCDLKPSNILFDCDMNARVGDFGIAKFLFELTNSKQSSSIGIRGTIGYTPPEYGLGSEVSTKGDVYSYGIMLLEVITGKRPTNSMFEGGFNLHNYASMALPDHVMEIIDPKLLNNVDEKEECLISLVKIGDACTMELPQERWDISKALSELHLVKDILHGGRI, from the exons ATGGGTGGTGACGAGTTCACTGGGACGATCCCAAGTGATATTGTTAATATGCGTAAGTTAGAGAATTTACTTTTAAATGATAACCGACTCTCTGGAACGTTACCAAGTAACCTTGGAAACTTAACGATGATAAGTATACTGTCTTTAGCAAATAATAGGTTGCAAGGAACTATACCCTCAAGTATTGGAAATTGCCAAAATTTGCTGGCATTAAATCTCGCTCAAAACAATCTTAGTGGTACTATTCCAAAGCAACTCTTTGCAATTTCCATGCTGTCAATTTCACTTAGTTTAGCTCAAAACTTTTTTGTTGGATCTTTACCATCAGAGGTTGGCAATCTTGTCCATTTAGTTGATTTGGACATATCTGAGAACAAGTTGTATGGTGAAATTCCAAGCAGCCTAGGCTCTTGCACTGGCCTTGAGCACCTTAACATGGAGGGAAATTACTTTCAAGGTGAGATTCCAACATCCTTGAGTTCTTTGAGAAGTATTGAAGGTATGGATCTTTCTAGAAACAACTTGTCTGgtcaaattccaaatttcttGGAGAAGCTTAGCCTAAGGTTCCTGAATTTATCCTTCAATGATTTTCAAGGAAAGGTTCCAGCAAAAGGAGTTTTCTCAAATGCTACAGCAATATCAGTTGTTGGAAATAGTAGGGTTTGTGGGGGAAATTCAGAACTCAAGTTGCCTAGGTGCTTAActaaacaagtgaagaaaaggaAGTGGTCTTTTGCACTCACAATGGTAATTACAGTCGCATGTGTTCTTCTTGTAGTAACTACAATgtcatatttcttattttattggcgcaaaaataaaagaaagaataactCTTTAGAATCTTCATTGGGAAAATCACTTTTGAAAGTTTCTTACCAAACTCTCCATAAAGCAACTAATGGGTTCTCTTTAGCAAATTTGATTGGTGTTGGTAGTTTTGGCTTAGTGTATAAAGGCATCCTTGGTGAGGAGGGATCAATTGTTGCAGTCAAGGTACTTAATCTTCAGCGTCAAGGAGCTGCTAGGAGCTTCATCTCTGAGTGTGAAGCTTGGAAAAATATTCGTCATCGAAATCTTGTTAAGATCATAACTTCTTGCTCAAGCATAGATTTTAACGGCAATGATTTTAAGGCTCTAGTTTATGAGTTCATGCCCAATGGAAGTCTAGAAAATTGGCTGCATATGGATTTGGAAATGGATGTTGAGGAAGTAGAGATACAAAATTTGAACCTTGTTCAAAGAATAAGCATTGCCACTGATGTTGCCTGTGCACTTGATTACCTACATCACCGCTGCCCAATGCCGATTGTTCACTGTGATCTAAAGCCAAGTAACATTCTTTTTGATTGTGATATGAATGCACGTGTTGGAGATTTTGGGAttgcaaaatttctttttgaacTCACAAATTCTAAACAAAGTAGCTCAATTGGAATAAGAGGAACAATTGGGTACACTCCTCCAG AATACGGTCTAGGAAGTGAGGTGTCAACCAAAGGAGATGTGTACAGTTATGGAATCATGTTGTTAGAGGTGATAACGGGAAAGAGACCCACAAATAGTATGTTTGAAGGAGGCTTTAACCTTCACAACTATGCTAGCATGGCCTTGCCTGACCATGTAATGGAGATTATAGACCCAAAACTTTTAAACAATGTTGATGAAAAAGAGGAGTGTTTAATATCCTTGGTCAAGATCGGAGATGCATGCACTATGGAGTTGCCACAAGAACGATGGGACATTAGCAAGGCCTTGTCTGAGCTACATTTGGTCAAGGACATTCTTCATGGTGGTAGGATTTAG